The sequence TGTGAGTCTTATCATCCAATCGAATGTGAATCATTCGATCTTTGGTATGTGCGTTTGATTCTTTCTTCATTCCAGTTCGATTCTACCGATAGTCTATGTGCCACAAATATAACAATATATCAACTATCAAGTAAAGCACAAATCGAATAATATATTAGACCGTATTACCTCTGTTTATTGTGATCAAATTGTGTCCAAAACGATGTCGTGCTATTCGGTGTTATTGTGGGATATAGACTTACAAAGGCAGAGGTGGGGGGTGCTATACCCCCATCCGGCATATAAGCTGTTGTATCGTATAGCATTATATGAATGGAGGTAGGGGGATCGAACCCTCTTCTGCTTCGATCCAATTCAAACACCCATCAATGGACAAACCGAGTATGCATTGGCCCCACACATTGTTCTAACGTTTTCCCAACAGAACAAGCCAAAATACTACACAAAACGAGACAAAACCAAACAGAACAACGGTAGCTAAGTTGTTGCTACTGTCGTTCGTTAGTGTCTGATATTGCCTCTTGTTAGGCCTGCGGAAGAGACTCATAATCCAAAGGTCGGCGGTTGCAGCAAGGAACACCTTATGGTTGTCCCTGGTTGTCTGGTTCTGTACTTTTTCAGCGAGGAAATTGCCCCTCAGGGACAGTTCAAATAGTTACGGCAAAGTTCGAAACGTGGTTCACTTGGGGAGCAAATCATTGTCCAACCGATCCAGCAATCGACATTGACTCACAAACCGTCGCCAATGCTGCAGCCATATGAACTACTTGCCTGATTGAAGAGAATCGAGACACTGTCAGGGCATACATTCGCCGTCACCAAGTCATTTTCACCATCCGCGCTAAAATCTACTTAAACGACAGAGAATGAACAGGTTCCATCACCGAAGGGGTCATGTTAGACCAATCATATGGTTTTGACCTGAAATCACCGAGAATAATCGTGAGTTTTTCCGAACGATCCGGCCGGTAGTCAGACTAAGGGGGCAAATGATACAACAAACATTGAATCATGATATTAGGATCAGAAAGATGGAATCATGAGACGGAGCAATGACACAGATCAACGAAACAGAATAGTACGGTAACCGTGTGAGTAAACGTCCCGGTGCCGTAATGGAACCAGTAAGAAGACAGGAGAAAGATTATGGAAGAGAAACATGCCAATGCATGTGTGTTGAGTAAAACATGACCCCTAATCAAGAGGAGACTAATACTATGTATTTTCCGAAAAGAAAACTCGTTTTCACCTGGCTATTATGTATAGCTTTGAGTGGAAGTGCGGCCGCCACCGACGTAACGCTTCGATTGGTCGACCAGCACGGTGGCCTCATCGAGGCAACCTGGTTTTACATTGACGCAACGGTGGTGTTGCAGGAGGGTGTGGTAACTCTCTCCGAAGGGACATATACTTTAACTGTTTATGCCGGTCTCGACGGCAATCAACGGTCGAAGTTACGCCGCAACGAATCTGTGGACATAGCTGGAGCAGCACAGACAATCGAGTTGGTCTGGCCGACGGCTACTTTCACCATCGACATATTGAATCAGGACCAGGTTCCTATCTCAGGTTCAACGGGACGGCTATATGACATCACAAATGCCAACCCGATGCCCTTTTCGGTGGTGTTGCCGGTCACCGAGGACCCAGACCATCCCAACATCAGCGGCGACTTCGCCACCGGGTACCGGGTTTATCTCTACCCGGGAGTCAATGGAGTAGCTTCCAACCAGCTCAATCGTCACGAATGGGATAACGAACTGCCGATTGGCGACGTCAGTTATGACTTCGTCTGGCCGACCGCTGAGTTCAAATTCGATATTGTCGACCAAAACCATACGTCTATCCCCGGCTCAACCGGGCGACTGTATAAAGTCACAGATTCCGAACCCTTGCCCGCCTCGGCGGTGCTACCGGTCACCGAGGACCCAGACTATCCCAACATCAGCGGCGACTTCGCGACCGGGTACCGGGTTTATCTCTACCCGGGAGTCAATGGAGTTGCTTCCAACCAGCTCTACCGACACGAAGGGAGTAACGAACTGCCGGTTGGCGACGTCAGTTATGACTTCCTCTGGAGGACGGCTGAGTTCGAGCTCGACATCGTCGACCAAAACCAAACGTCTATCCCCGGCTCAACAGGGCGACTGTATAATGTGACGAACTCTGAACCCTTACCCTCCTCAATCGTTTTGCCCGTGACCGAGGATCCGGATTTCCCCAACATCGGCGGCGACTTCGCGACCGGGTACCGGGTTTATCTCTACCCGGGAGTGAATGGGATTGCTTCCAACCAGCTCTACCGACACGAAGGGAATAACGAACTGCCGGTTGGCGACGTCAGTTATGACTTCCTCTGGCCGACGGCTACGTTTGAGTATGATATTGTGGATCAGTATGGAGTACATATCCCCGGCTCAGTTGGACGGCTATATAATGTCACGGTCTCTGATCCCTTGCCCGCTTCAGTTGTGTTGCCGGTCACCGAGGACCCGGACCATCCCAACATTAACGGCGACTTCGCCACCGGGTATCGGGTGTACCTCTATCCCGGTCTCAATGGAAGCCACTCGAGTGCGCTCTACCGACACGAATGGGATAACGAACTGCCAGTTGGCGACGTCAGTTATGACTTCGTCTGGCCGACGGCGACAGTAGAATTCGATCTGCTCGACCAAGACGGTGACGCTATCCCGGGATCGCAGGGGTATGTGTACATTATCACCAATGCCAGTCTTCTTCCGCATACGGCAGTCTTGCCGGTGACCGAAGACCCTGGTTTGCCCAACATCAACGGTGATTGGTCCGACGGCTATAGATTCAAACTCTTCCCAGGCATCAACGGCAATGTATCCAATGACCTGTTGCGCAATGAATGGGACAACGAACTGACCATTGACGGCCTGAACATTGACTTCGAATGGATGACGCTGAATTGCTGCGTTGGCCTGGTCGATGCCACCGAAGAGTTTATTCCCGGCTCATTCATCGGTGATTTCGGAGGAACCTACCACGACTGTGATATGGTGACATTCCCCTCAACCGCTGAGGCACTCTATCCGACGATGACGGGAGACTATATGAACGGTTATCCGATCAGCCTCTACCCCGGAGGGACTCTTGCAGGCACGGCCACCTTTGAAGTCACCGATGTTCTCGACTTCGCACCGACATTCGTGACCCTGGGTGGCTCCGACTATGGCTTGCGTAGTGTCCCGTCAGTGGTTGGTCAGGTGATGGCCGATTGTCCTGCACCTGGTAGCGGACTGCTGGGGGTGACGGTTGATGTCTTTTCTGTCAGCACCGGCGACCTGGTCGCGACGGCGGTGACCGACCAGGAAGGCTATTACCAGGTAGATGGATTGAAGGCAGGTGAGTATGCCCTATCTATAGTGGTGCCGCTCGGCTATAATGCCGCTGCCGCTGAAATTGTCATTACCTTCGAGAACTGCCTTACTGTCCACGCCGACTTCAACCTCTCCTGCATAGAGATCATCGCCAATCCTCGTGCTGGCGGTTTCTGGAAGCATCAGGTGGGCGTGGCTCTGGGAGGGAACGGGAACGCCCAGATCGACGGTGCCACCTTGTGCGAGTATCTTGATATCATCGAGCAGCGTTTCAACAGCAACGAGATCAACCAGGTGATCATATACGATCCGCCCCCGTCCGGGGAATGTCTCGACAAACTGCTGGTAGTCAGAAGCCTGCTGAACCTCAAAGGCAAACAGGACATGGTCGTACGCGCCAGACAGCAACTGATGGCTCTCTTGCTCAACGTTGCTGCCGACTATATCAGCCTGACCGAGATCGTTAGCAATGACGATGCAACATTGTCCCAGGCCATTACCTACTGTGACAACCTCATCGACGATCCCAACGGGGACCACGTGAGGGCCAAGACGATCTGTGAAGCTATTAACACCAATCAGCCGGTTGGTATCGGCCTGATTGACCTGTCGACCTTCAACGTCGCCTACAAACAGGCGCCGCACACTTTCTCGCTATTACAGAACTACCCTAACCCGTTCAACCCGACAACGACGATTGCATTCAGCGTGGAGGAACGGACAAACTATAAACTGAAGATCTACAATGTGACAGGTCAAGTAGTGTGTCTATTTACCGGTGTAGCTGAAGCCGGCGATAACAATATCGTGTGGGATGCCTCGTCCAAAGGCAGCGGCGCGTACTTCTACCGCCTGGAAACTGCGGCATTCACCGACAGCAAAAAAATGATTCTGTTAAAATAGAAGGGACACAAAGGAAAACCAATTCAAGTGCATAGTGTATACTGCACCGGCCATCTCGCCACGGGGTGGCCGGTTTCTGCATACCTCCTCCCGCATTGACTCTCCGTTCTATTTTCTCATATCCGCACCCATTTCGTCTTAAAACATGGCCCTTCAAGCGACGCGAGTTGGACAATCACAATGCCAGTGTTGTCGGCCACAAGCCAGTTGCGAAGATCGTACAATTGGGGAAGCAAATATAACGTAATATACTAATATACATTGAGATGTACAATTTTATTGGGCGGCAGACGCCCACGGAAAATGAATGCTCCCACTACACGTCCTTCAGTGATTTCACTTTGCGGAGTTTGCGGAAAAGCTGGATGTATTCATTGACCATCATTTCCTCCGCTTCCGACAAACCTTCCATCATCGGGATACCGATACGCAACACGGCTCGCACCATATCCGAAGTCGTTCGGTCGTACTTAGCCGCCAACTTTTTGAGACGATCCTTCAGTTCAAATGATACAAATACATTGAGACAGTGTTCGCCTCGGGTCTTGGTTGGCAGTGCTTTGGTTTCCATCTTGATATTCCTCCTTTTGTAATTGTCAATGGGGCAGACGGGGGCCTGCCGCACACGAAACAAGACTTGATTGGTGGAACCGCTACGGGGTTCCGCCCTACATAATTAGTCCTTCCTCCTCATATGATACCTCTCATGCCCGATCAGCATTTGTGGTGAACGAATATCAACGTCAAACTCCCGGCGCAGCTGGTTCATCACCGGTCGCCAGGTGGCTCTCTGATCACGCCCGGCAATCAACAAATCGATTTCGTCTCGATGCGGCGACGCACAGATATGACACTCAATCACTGATTCAGCGACTGCTGGTAAATCGATGTGAAATCTACTCTGAATAAACTCGCCCAGATCATTGCGTAGTTTCCGCAAAGCTCGCCTGTGCATCGCCTCAAGCTTGTATATTGCTCGCCCAGACTTCTGAGATATGTGGCGGTAGCTGTAACCCATGTAGTAGAACTGCCTGATTAGTTCCCGCTCATCCTCGCTCAGACACTGCAGGGATTGTTGTACCCTGGCTTGCAAAACACCAATTTCATTGGACTCTTCGGGAGTGATTGGCGGTAGTACAGGCAGGGATGGATCCCGTCCGAGGTCAACGATCCAGTTCTGGTAAGTGATTCGACTGTTCGACATAGACGCCTCCTTGTTTTCCGCCTAAGTTACGCCCTGTCAGAATCTTGTCTACCACATGGAGGTCACATCAAATCGGCTGTCATGCCAGATGCGACATCACATGACTCACATTTGTGTTTTGTCACAAAAAAACCGGCGATCCGCGAAGGACCGCCGGTTGTGATGTTATCACATCTATGTAAGAGAAAACTCTATTCAGTCTTCTCCGTATCGTCGTCAGGTTTCTCCTCCTCGGCAGGAGCTTCCTCGGCAGATGCTTCAGCAGGAGCTTCCTCGACAGCCGCTTCCGCAGGAGTCTCTTCAACTGGAGTTTCCTCTGTAGCCGCTTCCGCAGGAGTCTCTTCAACTGGAGTCTCCTCTACAGCTGCTTCCGCAGGAGCCTCTTCAGCAGGAGCTTCTTTAACTTCGGCGGCTTCTGCTACCTGAGCCTTAAGTTCCTCAGGCATAGCGTCGGCCATCGCCGGTGTATTGTCTACCGGATGATTGGTTAAGAACTCGTCCAGTTCGGTCTGTTCACGCTTCTTATAATAAGCAGTAACGCTCATCACAATCTTACGCTGACCGCGATCGAACTCGACAACCTGCACCGGTATCTCATCGCCTTCGTTGAAAATACCTGTGGGATCGGTTACGTCCTTATGTCCCAATTGTGTCGAAGGAACAAACCCTTCGACTCCGCCTTCAAGATCAACCACCACGCCACGGTCCATAACCCGCATGATCGTTCCCAGACAATCCGTGCCCACCGCATACTTGCGCGCGATCTCAGGCCATGGATCTTCCTGGAGCTGCTTGAAGCCCAGAGAAATACGACGGTTCTCGTGGTCAATGCGAAGAATCTTGACCTCGATCTTGTCACCCTTCTTCATGACTTCCGAAGGATGCTGGATACGCTTGGTCCATGACATATCCGAGATATGCACCAGACCATCGATCCCTTCCTCGAGTTCCACGAAGGCGCCAAAGGCGGTCAGGTTACGAACCCTTCCGGTTACAACGCTGGTGGGAGGATATTTATCATCAATGGTAGTCCAGGGATCAGGCTCCAATTGCTTGATACCCAGCGAAATCTTCTCGTTGTCTTTGTCCACCGAGAGAACTACCGCTTCAACCGAATCATTAACATTCAGAATCTTCGAGGGGTGCTTGATATGCTGGGTCCAGGACATCTCAGAGATATGGATCAAACCCTCGATGCCTTTCTCCAATTCGACAAAAGCCCCATAATCAGTAATCGACACCACACGGCCTGTGACCTGTTTGCCCAGCGGGAATTTCTGTTCGATGTTCTCCCACGGGTACGGGGTCATTTGTTTCAGACCGAGAGAAATACG is a genomic window of Candidatus Zixiibacteriota bacterium containing:
- a CDS encoding 30S ribosomal protein S1; this translates as MAEAKKTNPKPAPKISKRKATSTKKTSKVKTKVTKSDVASQATVVVKEKEKRERVLTGRHQRMAEKAKIRASMPAAPVAEVEVEAVRITDVAGVVYDAEEYQAMVDMYDATIKDIKEGEVVQGSVIGVTRDDVVVDVGFKSEGIIPMGEFTQPINIKIGDELEVFLEQIEDQNGQLILSKQKADFMRVWEKIREVHDSGNTIAGTVARRIKGGLVVDIMGVDAFLPGSQVALRQVPDFDALINDEMHVKIIKINKSRRNIVVSRRVVLEDEREKMRASLLNEIGIGQIRQGIVKNITDFGVFIDLGGVDGLLHITDMSWGRIRHPSEMATLGEKIDVKILDFDEKRSRISLGLKQMTPYPWENIEQKFPLGKQVTGRVVSITDYGAFVELEKGIEGLIHISEMSWTQHIKHPSKILNVNDSVEAVVLSVDKDNEKISLGIKQLEPDPWTTIDDKYPPTSVVTGRVRNLTAFGAFVELEEGIDGLVHISDMSWTKRIQHPSEVMKKGDKIEVKILRIDHENRRISLGFKQLQEDPWPEIARKYAVGTDCLGTIMRVMDRGVVVDLEGGVEGFVPSTQLGHKDVTDPTGIFNEGDEIPVQVVEFDRGQRKIVMSVTAYYKKREQTELDEFLTNHPVDNTPAMADAMPEELKAQVAEAAEVKEAPAEEAPAEAAVEETPVEETPAEAATEETPVEETPAEAAVEEAPAEASAEEAPAEEEKPDDDTEKTE
- a CDS encoding T9SS type A sorting domain-containing protein, whose product is MYFPKRKLVFTWLLCIALSGSAAATDVTLRLVDQHGGLIEATWFYIDATVVLQEGVVTLSEGTYTLTVYAGLDGNQRSKLRRNESVDIAGAAQTIELVWPTATFTIDILNQDQVPISGSTGRLYDITNANPMPFSVVLPVTEDPDHPNISGDFATGYRVYLYPGVNGVASNQLNRHEWDNELPIGDVSYDFVWPTAEFKFDIVDQNHTSIPGSTGRLYKVTDSEPLPASAVLPVTEDPDYPNISGDFATGYRVYLYPGVNGVASNQLYRHEGSNELPVGDVSYDFLWRTAEFELDIVDQNQTSIPGSTGRLYNVTNSEPLPSSIVLPVTEDPDFPNIGGDFATGYRVYLYPGVNGIASNQLYRHEGNNELPVGDVSYDFLWPTATFEYDIVDQYGVHIPGSVGRLYNVTVSDPLPASVVLPVTEDPDHPNINGDFATGYRVYLYPGLNGSHSSALYRHEWDNELPVGDVSYDFVWPTATVEFDLLDQDGDAIPGSQGYVYIITNASLLPHTAVLPVTEDPGLPNINGDWSDGYRFKLFPGINGNVSNDLLRNEWDNELTIDGLNIDFEWMTLNCCVGLVDATEEFIPGSFIGDFGGTYHDCDMVTFPSTAEALYPTMTGDYMNGYPISLYPGGTLAGTATFEVTDVLDFAPTFVTLGGSDYGLRSVPSVVGQVMADCPAPGSGLLGVTVDVFSVSTGDLVATAVTDQEGYYQVDGLKAGEYALSIVVPLGYNAAAAEIVITFENCLTVHADFNLSCIEIIANPRAGGFWKHQVGVALGGNGNAQIDGATLCEYLDIIEQRFNSNEINQVIIYDPPPSGECLDKLLVVRSLLNLKGKQDMVVRARQQLMALLLNVAADYISLTEIVSNDDATLSQAITYCDNLIDDPNGDHVRAKTICEAINTNQPVGIGLIDLSTFNVAYKQAPHTFSLLQNYPNPFNPTTTIAFSVEERTNYKLKIYNVTGQVVCLFTGVAEAGDNNIVWDASSKGSGAYFYRLETAAFTDSKKMILLK